One Desulfovibrio fairfieldensis genomic window carries:
- a CDS encoding nickel-dependent hydrogenase large subunit, translating into MSEVIKAPQSDYTGPVVVDPLTRIEGHLRIEVEVEKGKIKEARSCGTLFRGLELILKGRDPRDAQHFTQRTCGVCTYTHALASTRALEDAINKPIPANATYLRNLVLGMQFLHDHLVHFYALHALDFVDVTGALQGDPAKAAKIATSISARKVTADDYKAVQSKLKTFVDSGQLGPFTNAYFLGGHPAYTLSPELNLIATADYLQALRVQVEAARAMAVFGAKNPHTQFTVGGGVTCYDALTPERIKEFKELYKKTRAFIENYYIPDLLAVAANYKECATYGGTHNFMAFGEFPAPGGERDLQKRWLKPGVILDRKIGNPQGFDPSKIEEHVRHSWYEGDKALPPYQGETKPAFTSMGDTDRYSWLKAPRYDGISMETGPLAQVLVAYTQNHKTVKPLVDNVLKTLNVGPEALFSTLGRTAARGIETLAIAQQIETWLNEYEDNITKDKQIVENYDAPKDAKGVGFVNAPRGGLSHWLRTDADAKIANFQLVVPTTWNLGPRDGKNVPGAAEEALAGTPVADPKRPVEILRVIHSFDPCIACAVHVIDGETNEVHKFKVL; encoded by the coding sequence ATGAGCGAAGTCATTAAAGCGCCCCAGAGCGATTACACCGGCCCTGTGGTAGTGGATCCGCTGACCCGTATTGAGGGGCATCTGCGTATTGAAGTGGAAGTGGAAAAGGGCAAGATCAAGGAAGCCCGCAGCTGCGGCACCTTGTTCCGCGGCCTGGAACTCATTCTCAAGGGCCGCGACCCGCGCGACGCCCAGCACTTTACCCAGCGTACCTGCGGCGTCTGCACCTACACGCACGCCCTGGCCTCCACCCGTGCGCTGGAAGACGCCATCAACAAGCCTATTCCGGCCAACGCCACCTATCTCCGCAACCTGGTGCTGGGCATGCAGTTTCTACATGACCATCTGGTGCATTTCTATGCTCTGCACGCTCTGGACTTTGTGGATGTGACCGGCGCCCTGCAGGGCGATCCGGCCAAGGCGGCCAAGATCGCCACCTCCATTTCCGCGCGCAAGGTTACGGCCGACGATTACAAAGCCGTCCAGAGCAAACTCAAAACCTTTGTGGACAGCGGCCAGCTCGGCCCCTTTACCAACGCCTACTTCCTGGGCGGCCATCCGGCCTATACCTTGAGCCCGGAACTCAACCTGATCGCCACGGCCGACTATCTGCAGGCCCTGCGCGTCCAGGTGGAAGCGGCGCGGGCCATGGCCGTTTTCGGGGCCAAAAATCCGCACACCCAGTTCACCGTAGGCGGCGGCGTGACCTGCTATGACGCCCTGACCCCCGAGCGGATCAAGGAGTTCAAGGAACTCTACAAGAAGACCCGCGCCTTTATCGAAAACTACTACATCCCGGATCTGCTCGCCGTGGCCGCCAACTACAAGGAATGCGCCACCTACGGCGGCACGCACAACTTCATGGCCTTCGGCGAATTCCCGGCCCCCGGCGGCGAACGTGACCTGCAAAAGCGCTGGCTCAAGCCGGGCGTCATTCTGGACCGCAAGATCGGCAATCCCCAAGGCTTTGATCCTTCCAAGATTGAGGAACACGTCCGCCACAGCTGGTACGAAGGCGACAAGGCTCTGCCGCCCTATCAGGGCGAAACCAAACCCGCCTTCACCAGTATGGGCGACACGGATCGTTACTCCTGGCTCAAGGCCCCGCGTTACGACGGCATTTCCATGGAAACCGGCCCCCTGGCCCAGGTGCTGGTGGCCTACACCCAGAACCACAAGACCGTGAAGCCGCTGGTGGACAATGTGCTCAAGACCCTGAATGTGGGACCGGAAGCGCTCTTCTCCACCTTGGGCCGCACGGCCGCGCGTGGTATCGAAACCCTGGCCATTGCCCAGCAGATCGAAACCTGGCTGAATGAATACGAAGATAACATCACCAAAGACAAGCAGATCGTGGAGAACTACGACGCGCCCAAGGACGCCAAGGGCGTGGGCTTCGTCAACGCGCCGCGCGGCGGCCTCTCCCACTGGCTGCGGACTGATGCCGACGCCAAGATCGCCAACTTCCAGCTTGTGGTGCCCACGACCTGGAACCTGGGACCGCGGGACGGCAAGAACGTGCCCGGCGCGGCCGAGGAAGCCCTGGCGGGTACGCCGGTGGCCGATCCCAAGCGTCCGGTGGAAATCCTGCGCGTCATCCACTCCTTCGACCCCTGCATCGCTTGTGCCGTACATGTGATCGACGGAGAAACCAACGAAGTGCACAAGTTCAAGGTTCTGTAG